Proteins co-encoded in one Ziziphus jujuba cultivar Dongzao chromosome 9, ASM3175591v1 genomic window:
- the LOC132799498 gene encoding uncharacterized protein LOC132799498 — protein MDIGEEFLTYSIMRSLPSQFDNIRSSLNTKKEGCSLEELTTILVKEEDDIKLSKSRSVAMVSHQVDKSKKFFQKKGHGFKPGQGFKPGQGFNPNRKKFSGMKPKGPRDGGFQIRERKEYFNGRCGYCNKVGHKKIDCWTLKGKQEKKGDDKPKGPNQS, from the exons atggacattggagaggagttcttgacctattctataatgaggagtcttccatcacagtttgataatataaggtcgagtttgaatactaagaaagaaggttgtagtttggaggaattgactactatccttgtcaaggaagaggatgatattaaattaagtaagtctaggtctgttgctatggtttcacatcaggtagataagtccaagaagtttttccaaaagaagggacatggattcaagccaggacaaggtttcaagcctgggcagggttttaaccccaataggaagaagttttctggtatgaagcctaaaggacctagggatggtggttttcagattagagaaaggaaagagtacttcaatggaaggtgtggatactgcaataaagttgggcacaagaagatagactgttggaccttaaagggaaagcaagagaagaaag gggatgataagccgaaggggcccaaccaatcttga